A window of Desulfovibrio oxyclinae DSM 11498 genomic DNA:
CCAGCACTTCGCGGGCATTTTTCCATTCTGACAGGCTGCGGATGTTTGCCGCCACAGCGAGGCTGCGGGACGCGGCGTCCTCCGGCTTGAGGGCCTTGCGCTCGGCCAGCATGGCGGCTCGAAGATCGTGCTTTGCTTGCATCTGCGAATCCTTAGCATGGGCAGGCGGCACAATCCAGCCCGGACCGGAGCGTTCCGCACCACCGATATCAGTGGCGCAATGGGCGCACCCATGCCGAAATAAACCGCTCGCCGCCGGTAGAGGGCCGAACTGTTTTCTGGTATATTTCCGAACTGTCCGGCGGAAATGTCGGGCTGACGGAATCATGCAGCAACCACAAGGAGAGAGCATGTACTGGATCGCATTCGGCGACGTGCATGAGAGCACGGCGGCCATGGCGGACATCCCCGGCATACGCGAAGCCGCCGGGGTCATCGTCACCGGCGACCTGACCAACTGCGGCGGCAAAACGCAGGCTGGGCGGGTGCTGGAGGCCATCCGCGCGCTCAACCCGGTCATCCACGCCCAACCGGGCAACATGGATACGCAGGAAGTTACGCGCTTTCTGGAGGAATCCGGCGTGATGCTGCACCGTCAGGTGCGCGAGCTCGCCCCGGATCTGTGCCTGATAGGCGTCGGCTATTCCACGCCCACGCCCTTCAACACGCCCGGCGAGGTCCCCGAAACGGACATCGCCGCGTGGCTCGACGAGCTGGACGAAGCCAGCGCCGGTTACAGCCACCGCATTCTCGCCATTCACGAACCGCCGGGCGAGAGCAAGCTGGACGTGGTCGGCGGCGGGCAGCACGTGGGTAGCGCCGCGGTGCGAAGCTTCATCGACAAGGCGCGGCTCGACCTGGTGATCACCGGGCATATCCATGAAGCCAAGGGACGCGACGACATCGGCGGCACGCCGGTCTTCAACCCGGGCATGGTGGCCGGTGGCGGATTCGTGCGCATCGAATTTGCCGACGGAAAGGTCGCGGCCACGCTGGAGAGCGTCTAGTGGCGGCTGGTCGCATCAATTTCATATGGGTGGGCAAGCTCAAGAAAAAGTTCTACGCCGACGGCTGCGCTCACTACCATAAAAAACTTTCGCGCTTTTATAAACTGGACGAGCGCGTGGTGCGTGACGGACCGGGGAAGCTTCCCGCGCCGGAACGCAATGCCAAAGAAGGCGAAGGGATTCTCGCCAAAGCTGGCAAGAACGACCTGCTGGTGGTGCTCGACGAACATGGCGAGCAGACCATGTCGCGCGGGTTTGCCAAGCTGCTGACCCGCTGGACCGACATGCCCGGCGTGGAGCCAACCTTCGTCATCGGCGGTCCCTTCGGGCTTTCGGATGAGGTGAAGGCAGCGGCAAGACACACCATGCGTCTTTCGGACATGACCCTGCCGCACGAGCTGGCCCGGCTCATGCTCATGGAACAGCTCTACCGGGCCGCCTGCATCCAGAAAGGCATCCCCTACCATCACGACTAGCGAGGAATTTCCAATGATAGACATGGATTATCTGAACCGTCTTCAGGAATACCTGACCAACGGAGACTGTGAGTTCGAGTTCGACAATTGCGACGAGGAAAAGCGTTACGAAATCCTCGACGGGTTGGAGAAGCTCATGGACGTGGCGGAACACGCCGACGAACTGGCGACAAAACTGATTTTCAAAGGCGGTCTCGGCGCATTGGCCGGGGTCGGAAGCGAAAAGGAGTAATAATGGACTCCAGAGAGAAAGCCAAACAACTGCTGACCGAATTCAAGGGCGACACTTACAGCTACGGCCTCGGCGTGTACGAGGAACTGGCGCGCCATACTGCGGAGCTGGGCAAGCGGGCCCTGTTCGTTGGACGCCTCGCCAGCCCGTGGTTCGCTCCGCTTCGCGAGCGCGCCCTCAAGGCACTGGCCGATGCGGGTGTTGAAGTGGTGGGCGAATGCCGCGGCGCATACCCCAACGCGCCGCTTGAAGATGTCTACCGCATGCACTCGCACATCATGCACAAGAAGCCCGACGTCATCGTGACCGTGGACGGCGGTTCCGGTATCGACGCCGTGAAGTCCGCCGTGGTTCTCGCGGCTCTCGGCGACGTGGAGCCGGAGATCGACCCGTTCTTCGGCATGGGCAAGGTGGCCGAGGCGCTTGAAAAGCACGGCCGCACACTGCTGCCCACGGTGTCCGTGATGCTCGCCGCAAGCTCCGCCGCACATCTGACCAAGTATTCCAACGTCACCGACAACATCAACGGCCAGAAATATCTGGTCATCGACGAAGCGGTGACGCCCACGCGTGCGGTGTTCGACTACGAAGTGACCTCCACGCAGCCCGCAAGCCTGACGCAGGACGGCGCCTTCGACGGCATCGGCCACTGCGTGGAAGTGTATTTCGGCGCGGGGCCGGAGACAGAGGAAAAGTGCGCTGAGATCTGCGAAGCCGGCGTGGACCTCGTCATTCGCGGCCTGCTCGCGCTGACCGATAATCCCGACGACAAGGAAGCACGCATGGACCTCGGCCTCGGCACCGACCTCGGCGGTCAGGCCATCATGGTCGGCGGCACCAGCGGCCCGCACCTCAACAGCTTTTCCCTCGTGGACGTGGTCTCTCACGGCCGGGCCTGCGCCCTGATGGAGCCGTACTACACCGTGTTCTTCGCTCCGGCCATCGAGCACAAGGTGCGCCGCGTGGGTGAAATCTACCGCAAGCACGGCCTCATCACCGAAGATCTTGCTGCCCTGAGTGGTCGCGAACTGGGCGAAGCCGTTGCCAGAGGCATGCGCGAACTGAGCCTTCGGGTGGGCTTTCCTGAAAAGCTCAGCGACCTGCCTAACATGACCCGTGAGCACATCACGCGTTGCCTCGAAGCCGCCAAGAATCCGGCGCTCGAATCCAAGCTCAAGAACATGCCCGTGCCCCTGAACGCCGACCTCGTCGACGAGTACATGGGACCGGTGCTCGAAGCCGGTTACACCGGCGACTTCTCCGTCATCAAGAACATGTAAAATAGTGCCGCGGGCCTCCCTCAGGGACGCCCGCGGCATTTCATCGCAAAGCCGGAACAACCGACGCTGCTACTCTGCCGCCATTACCCGATTTCTGCCTTCGTGCTTGGCCTGATACATGGCTTCGTCCGCCTTCTTGATCAAATTTTCAAGTGCGAGGACACTTCTACTGCTGGCGAGACCTATACTTGCCGTATGATGGATGCTCCCACCACTCCATGGCGTCGGACTCTCCTCCACAAGCTTTCGTAACCGTTCGCCTGCTTCCCGCCCTTGCGAAGCATCCGTCTGCGGCATGAGCACGATGAATTCCTCTCCGCCGTATCTGCCAAGAATGTCCGCATCGCGCATGGCCTCGCTCATGAGCTGGGAAAAGTGTCTGAGCACGGCATCTCCGGCATCGTGCCCGTAAGTGTCATTGACCCGCTTGAAATGGTCGAGATCGATCATGAGAACCGTCAGCGGGCTCCCGTAACGGGCGGCACGGGTGACTTCCCGTTCGGCTAGTTCGAAAAAATGCTTACGGTTGTTGAGGCCGGTCAAGCCGTCCGTGCGCGCCAGTTCAAGCAGTTGCTGACGGCTTTGAACGCGCTTGGTGATATCGCGCAGGGTTCCCACGGCGTACCAGCGGCCCCGAAGCCGAAACGACGAAACCGTGCGCTCCACGGGGAAGGTGTGGCCATGTTTGTGCCGGGCCGTGAACTCCATGATGCTGCCGATGACAGG
This region includes:
- a CDS encoding metallophosphoesterase family protein — its product is MYWIAFGDVHESTAAMADIPGIREAAGVIVTGDLTNCGGKTQAGRVLEAIRALNPVIHAQPGNMDTQEVTRFLEESGVMLHRQVRELAPDLCLIGVGYSTPTPFNTPGEVPETDIAAWLDELDEASAGYSHRILAIHEPPGESKLDVVGGGQHVGSAAVRSFIDKARLDLVITGHIHEAKGRDDIGGTPVFNPGMVAGGGFVRIEFADGKVAATLESV
- a CDS encoding 23S rRNA (pseudouridine(1915)-N(3))-methyltransferase RlmH, which produces MAAGRINFIWVGKLKKKFYADGCAHYHKKLSRFYKLDERVVRDGPGKLPAPERNAKEGEGILAKAGKNDLLVVLDEHGEQTMSRGFAKLLTRWTDMPGVEPTFVIGGPFGLSDEVKAAARHTMRLSDMTLPHELARLMLMEQLYRAACIQKGIPYHHD
- a CDS encoding iron-containing alcohol dehydrogenase, translated to MDSREKAKQLLTEFKGDTYSYGLGVYEELARHTAELGKRALFVGRLASPWFAPLRERALKALADAGVEVVGECRGAYPNAPLEDVYRMHSHIMHKKPDVIVTVDGGSGIDAVKSAVVLAALGDVEPEIDPFFGMGKVAEALEKHGRTLLPTVSVMLAASSAAHLTKYSNVTDNINGQKYLVIDEAVTPTRAVFDYEVTSTQPASLTQDGAFDGIGHCVEVYFGAGPETEEKCAEICEAGVDLVIRGLLALTDNPDDKEARMDLGLGTDLGGQAIMVGGTSGPHLNSFSLVDVVSHGRACALMEPYYTVFFAPAIEHKVRRVGEIYRKHGLITEDLAALSGRELGEAVARGMRELSLRVGFPEKLSDLPNMTREHITRCLEAAKNPALESKLKNMPVPLNADLVDEYMGPVLEAGYTGDFSVIKNM